From the genome of Primulina eburnea isolate SZY01 chromosome 12, ASM2296580v1, whole genome shotgun sequence, one region includes:
- the LOC140808195 gene encoding RHOMBOID-like protein 2, with the protein MAGEDIENRRGVKNYYSSTSSADAFEETESRWASWLIPVFVVANVVMFLVVMYANNCPRDLKNRVSSFRGHNEKCAARFLGRFSFQPLRENPLFGPSSATLEKLGALNWNKVVHGHQGWRLISCIWLHAGIIHLLANMMSLVFIGVRLEQQFGFVRVGVIYLLSGFGGSVLSSVFIQNQISVGASGALFGLLGAMLSELITNWSIYTNKIVALSTLLFIVLINLAVGFLPHVDNFAHIGGFLAGFLLGFVLLPRPQFGWIERHNLPIGVRAKSRYKGYQYVLWLVSMVLLIVGFTVGLVMLFRGVNGHERCGWCHYVSCVPTSKWECDEP; encoded by the exons ATGGCGGGTGAGGATATAGAGAACAGAAGGGGGGTGAAAAACTACTACTCTTCGACTTCAAGCGCGGACGCGTTTGAGGAGACGGAAAGCCGGTGGGCTTCGTGGCTGATTCCAGTGTTTGTGGTGGCTAATGTTGTgatgtttctggtcgtgatgtatGCGAACAATTGTCCGAGGGATTTGAAGAACAGGGTTTCGAGTTTCCGTGGTCACAATGAAAAGTGTGCGGCTAGGTTTCTTGGGAGATTCTCATTCCAACCGTTGAGGGAGAATCCTCTGTTTGGGCCTTCTTCTGCGAC ATTAGAGAAGTTGGGTGCTCTTAATTGGAATAAAGTGGTGCACGGCCATCAAGGCTGGAGGCTTATCTCATGTATCTGGTTACATGCTGGCATTATACATCTTCTGGCAAACATGATGAGCCTCGTCTTCATCGGGGTTCGACTTGAGCAGCAATTTGGCTTTG TGCGAGTTGGCGTCATCTATTTGCTATCTGGATTCGGTGGGAGCGTATTATCATCTGTATTTATTCAAAACCAAATCTCTGTTGGTGCCTCTGGCGCACTTTTTGGACTTCTAGGAGCCATGCTTTCCGAGTTGATCACAAACTGGTCTATATACACTAACAAG ATCGTGGCATTATCAACCCTTTTGTTTATAGTCTTGATTAATCTAGCAGTTGGGTTTCTTCCACATGTCGACAACTTTGCCCATATCGGAGGATTCTTGGCCGGATTCTTGCTTGGCTTTGTTCTTTTACCTCGTCCGCAGTTCGGGTGGATCGAACGACATAATCTTCCCATCGGGGTTCGTGCAAAATCTAGGTACAAGGGTTACCAATATGTACTTTGGTTGGTGTCTATGGTATTGCTAATTGTCGG ATTCACGGTGGGACTCGTGATGCTATTCCGGGGAGTGAATGGACACGAGCGTTGCGGTTGGTGCCACTACGTGAGCTGCGTCCCAACTTCGAAATGGGAATGCGATGAACCTTGA
- the LOC140808085 gene encoding DNA-directed RNA polymerases II and V subunit 6B-like, producing the protein MADDDYEMDGGYEDEPMDPEIDEGEEVEEDNNNNEEAPDPIEGEGNGNGKEEREPIERPRKTSKYMTKYERARILGTRALQISMNAPVMVELEGETDPLEIAMKELRQRKVPFTIRRYLPDGSYEDWGVNELIVEDSWKRQVGGE; encoded by the exons ATGGCAGACGATGACTATGAGATGGATGGAGG GTACGAAGATGAGCCCATGGATCCTGAAATTGAC GAAGGAGAAGAGGTTGAGGAAGATAACAACAATAATGAGGAAGCTCCTGATCCAATTGAAGGGGAAGGAAATGGAAATGGAAAAGAGGAGCGAGAACCTATTGAACGCCCTCGGAAGACATCTAAATATATGACCAAATATGAAAGAGCTAGAATACTTGGCACACGGGCTCTGCAGATAAG CATGAATGCACCAGTTATGGTTGAGTTGGAGGGTGAAACTGACCCGCTTGAG ATTGCTATGAAGGAGCTGCGACAGAGAAAAGTACCTTTCACCATCCGTCGATACCTCCCTGATGGAAG CTATGAAGATTGGGGGGTGAATGAATTAATTGTGGAGGACTCCTGGAAAAGACAAGTGGGAGGTGAATGA